The sequence TTTGAATCGTTATTTTTCCCGGCGCTTGGCTTTTTGATCGCTGGTAACGGCCTCTTCAAGCCGAATATCTCGACTCAGGTGGGCAGTCTGTATCCGGCGGGAGATAAACGGCGGGACAGCGCCTTCAGCATTTTTTATGTAGGTGTCAACTTAGGCGCGTTTTTAGCGCCGTTGACCTGCGGTACGCTGGGGGTTGTATTTGGCTGGCATTACGGCTTTGGCTTGGCTGGCGTGGGCATGATGGTAGGACTTTTAATTTATTTGTACGGCCAGCGTTATTTAAAGCCGGACCGGTTGACGGCGCGCAAAGAAGCTTCGGCAGAAGCGGAAGAGCCGCTGACACTGCGGGAAAAACAAAAAATCGCCGCCTTGGTGCTGCTGTGCTTGCTTACCATTCCTTTCTGGGCGGCCTTTGAGCAGCAGGGCAATACGCTGGCGCTTTGGTTTGACAGCGATACGGATCGGCGCATTGGCGCTTGGGAAGTGCCGCAGACTTGGTTTCAGTCGCTCAATCCTATGTTTATTTTCACGCTGACTCCCTTGATTACCGCTTTTTGGGCCTGGCAGGCCGGACGGGGAGCGCAGCCGGGCGCCATTGCCAAGATGGTTCGGGGCTGCCTGTTGCTGGGCGCGTCTTTTCTGGTGTTGGTTCCTGCCGGAGCCTGGTATGACGTGGACGGCACGCCGGTGAGCATGTGGTGGCTGGTGGGAAGTACGCTGGTGATGACTTTGGGGGAACTATACCTTTCGCCGATCGGCATGTCCATGGTGACGAAGCTGGCGCCAGCGCGAGCGGTGTCGATGTGTATGGGGATTTGGTATCTTTCGCAGTTTGCCGGGAATTTGTTGGCAGGCTATATTGGCGGCTTTTGGGAAGTGCTGAGCCGTTTTCATTTCTTCTTGCTTTTGGCATCGCTGGTTTTTGGCGCGGCCTGCGCTACGGCAGTATACCTATATATAATGAAACGATCTCGTTTGCGTGAAGATATGCTCAATGTCTAGGGAGGGAGCCCTTGCTGTATGCGCACCTCACGCTAAAGCCGCTCTTTTTGCATCATTCCTCGTCGGAAAGCCTCGGCATAGCTCTGCTATGCTTGCATTTTCTTTCTTGCCTGACGTAAAAATTTCTGGCTTTTCTCTGTTACTCTGCATTCTCTCTTGGCTGAAGGTCGCTTAGGCGGCCTTTTTTCT comes from Anaeromusa acidaminophila DSM 3853 and encodes:
- a CDS encoding peptide MFS transporter, which translates into the protein MQQDMEKTWLGHPRGLFVLFLVEMWERFSYYGMRALLVFYMTKQLLFSQEDASHIYGLYTGLVYMTPLFGGLLADRFLGQRRAVYIGGTLMAIGHFLMAFESLFFPALGFLIAGNGLFKPNISTQVGSLYPAGDKRRDSAFSIFYVGVNLGAFLAPLTCGTLGVVFGWHYGFGLAGVGMMVGLLIYLYGQRYLKPDRLTARKEASAEAEEPLTLREKQKIAALVLLCLLTIPFWAAFEQQGNTLALWFDSDTDRRIGAWEVPQTWFQSLNPMFIFTLTPLITAFWAWQAGRGAQPGAIAKMVRGCLLLGASFLVLVPAGAWYDVDGTPVSMWWLVGSTLVMTLGELYLSPIGMSMVTKLAPARAVSMCMGIWYLSQFAGNLLAGYIGGFWEVLSRFHFFLLLASLVFGAACATAVYLYIMKRSRLREDMLNV